One region of Juglans microcarpa x Juglans regia isolate MS1-56 chromosome 7S, Jm3101_v1.0, whole genome shotgun sequence genomic DNA includes:
- the LOC121241671 gene encoding dirigent protein 22-like translates to MATVLPILAFQIIIFFLISPSIILVAGENQGFARTLDRKLHGLKKEKLSHFRFYWHDIVTGRNPTSVAIVRQPTNSSTGFGFVSMIDDPLTLGPKLSSKLAGRAQGFYASASQEDVGLLMVMNFAFIEGKYNGSTITVLGRNEVFNTVREMPVVGGSGLFRFARGYVQARTHTFNIKTGDATVEYNVFVLHY, encoded by the coding sequence ATGGCTACAGTCCTTCCCATCTTGGCTTTTCAAATCATCATTTTCTTCCTGATCTCGCCCTCCATAATTTTAGTCGCCGGAGAAAATCAGGGCTTTGCAAGAACCCTAGACCGAAAGCTACATGGGCTGAAGAAAGAAAAGCTTAGCCACTTTCGCTTCTATTGGCATGACATTGTCACTGGCCGTAATCCCACTTCTGTTGCAATCGTGCGACAGCCCACCAACTCGTCAACAGGCTTTGGCTTTGTAAGTATGATTGATGACCCTCTAACCTTGGGACCAAAACTGAGCTCAAAATTGGCTGGTAGGGCGCAAGGATTTTATGCCTCTGCTTCACAAGAAGATGTTGGTCTATTAATGGTTATGAACTTTGCATTCATTGAGGGCAAGTACAATGGAAGCACCATCACCGTGCTAGGGAGGAATGAGGTGTTCAACACCGTGAGGGAGATGCCGGTGGTCGGAGGTAGCGGCCTTTTCCGGTTTGCTAGGGGCTATGTCCAGGCCAGGACTCATACCTTTAATATCAAGACAGGAGATGCCACTGTTGAATACAATGTCTTTGTGTTGCATTATTGA
- the LOC121240258 gene encoding transmembrane protein 45B-like, translated as MGTLVGHVAPGFGFFIIGLWHLFNHIKLHAQYPNAYTSPPWFPTTKLKYLELFLIMGGCSASIAMELFIGPERHQPFDPDGTIPSNHLHNFEHSSISMTFFVYAAFAIVLDRIGTKAQLGLTQLLGAIAFAQQLLLFHLHSADHMGPEGQYHMLLQIVIFVSLATTLIGIGLPKSFLVSFVRSTSILFQGIWLMVMGFVLWTPELISKGCFMHLEEGHKVVRCSGNETLHRAKALVNIQFSWFLILITIFAACFYLILVKAYGEKPEYVSLTKEEDEEEVADDVESQKKSKFGNSKSFIQMGKAFSLSDMER; from the coding sequence ATGGGTACTTTGGTGGGACATGTTGCACCAGGCTTTGGCTTCTTCATCATTGGCTTGTGGCATCTCTTTAACCACATCAAGCTCCACGCGCAGTACCCAAATGCTTACACCTCTCCCCCATGGTTTCCCACCACGAAACTCAAGTACTTGGAGCTCTTCCTGATCATGGGAGGATGCTCTGCCTCCATAGCCATGGAGCTCTTCATCGGCCCGGAGAGACACCAGCCTTTTGATCCTGATGGAACCATCCCCTCCAACCATCTCCATAACTTCGAGCACTCTTCTATCTCAATGACTTTCTTCGTGTACGCCGCCTTTGCTATAGTTCTTGATCGAATTGGCACCAAAGCTCAACTTGGGCTAACCCAATTGCTTGGAGCCATAGCCTTTGCACAgcaacttcttctttttcaccTTCACTCAGCTGACCACATGGGCCCGGAAGGCCAATACCACATGCTTCTAcaaattgttatttttgtttctttagcCACCACTCTCATCGGAATTGGCCTGCCTAAGAGTTTCTTGGTCAGCTTTGTAAGGTCAACCAGCATATTATTTCAAGGTATTTGGCTTATGGTCATGGGCTTCGTGCTTTGGACCCCAGAATTGATTTCTAAAGGCTGTTTTATGCACCTTGAAGAGGGTCACAAAGTGGTCAGGTGCTCCGGAAACGAAACACTTCATCGAGCTAAGGCACTGGTCAACATTCAATTTAGTTGGTTCTTGATTTTAATCACAATTTTTGCAGCCTGCTTCTACTTGATTTTGGTTAAAGCTTATGGCGAAAAACCAGAGTATGTTTCATTGacaaaggaagaagatgaagaagaagtcgCTGATGATGTGGAGTCCCAAAAGAAGAGTAAATTTGGCAATTCAAAGAGCTTTATTCAAATGGGAAAAGCCTTTTCACTTAGTGATATGGAAAGGTAG